A window of the Isosphaera pallida ATCC 43644 genome harbors these coding sequences:
- a CDS encoding Trm112 family protein → MVDEFLLSVLRCPMNPGGPALVKEGNELICGCGVRFAIVDDIPNMLIEEAKLPEGCGSINELPCQAGASASKSRSDQAP, encoded by the coding sequence ATGGTTGACGAGTTCCTGCTTTCGGTACTTCGCTGTCCGATGAACCCCGGCGGACCCGCCCTGGTCAAGGAGGGGAACGAGTTGATCTGTGGGTGCGGAGTCCGGTTTGCGATCGTTGACGATATCCCCAACATGCTCATCGAGGAGGCCAAACTGCCCGAGGGTTGTGGCTCGATCAACGAGTTGCCTTGCCAAGCGGGAGCGTCCGCCTCCAAAAGCCGAAGTGACCAAGCACCCTAG